A stretch of the Hippoglossus hippoglossus isolate fHipHip1 chromosome 1, fHipHip1.pri, whole genome shotgun sequence genome encodes the following:
- the rhot1b gene encoding mitochondrial Rho GTPase 1b isoform X2 — MRKDVRILLVGESKVGKTSLIMSLVSEEFPHVVPYRAEEITIPADVTPERVPTHIVDYSEAEQTDEQLFQEISKANVICIVYSVNNKKSIEKVTSHWIPLILENTDKDSRVPLILVGNKSDLVEHSSMETILPIMNQYSEIETCVECSAKNLKNISELFYYAQKAVLHPTGPLYCPEKKDMKLLCVKALTRIFKVSDLDNDGILNDIELNFFQRTCFNTPLEPQALEDVKNVVRKNLSDGVCDNGLSLKGFLFLHTLFIQRGRHETTWTVLRRFGYDDDLELNQDYLFPPLKVPIDCTTELNHNAYLFLQSVFDKHDKDRDCALSPDELRDLFEVFPYMPWGADVSNTVCTNDNGWITYQGYLSQWTLTTYLDVQRCLEYLGYLGYSIVAEQESQASGITVTRDKKIDLQKKQTQRGVFRCNVFGDIGSGKSGFLQAFLGRNLTRQKTIREEHRSYYAISTTYVYGQEKYLLLHEVFPDFDYLSDADMACDIVCLVYDVSNPYSFEYCAKVFKQYFMDSKTPCMMIATKSDLPEIKQMYGCTPLEFCRKHKMPPPQSFTCSTAAAPNKDIYTKLTTMAMYPHARLRCMCTCNRCTFCLCHNFLNSELLQTTCHSSRPEELHLLAPGERRGHGVCVAGLNHVQSAAQITMILQHSSHLYP; from the exons ATGCGCAAAGACGTGAGGATCTTATTGGTGGGAGAGT cCAAGGTGGGGAAGACGTCTCTCATCATGTCCCTGGTCAGCGAGGAGTTCCCACATGTG GTGCCCTACCGAGCTGAGGAAATCACCATACCTGCAGATGTCACACCAGAGAGAGTTCCCACGCACATCGTGGACTATTCAG AGGCAGAGCAGACAGACGAGCAGCTGTTTCAGGAGATCTCTAAG GCAAATGTCATTTGCATTGTCTACTCTGTCAACAACAAGAAGTCCATAGAAAAG GTGACCAGCCACTGGATCCCTCTCATTCTTGAGAACACGGACAAGGACAGCAG GGTTCCTCTGATCCTGGTGGGGAACAAGTCGGACCTGGTGGAACACAGCAGCATGGAGACCATACTGCCCATAATGAACCAGTACAGTGAGATAGAGACTTGTGTTGAG TGTTCCGCAAAAAACCTGAAGAACATCTCAGAGCTGTTCTACTACGCCCAAAAAGCCGTTCTGCATCCCACCGGCCCCCTCTACTGTCCGGAGAAGAAAGAC ATGAAGCTGCTTTGTGTGAAAGCTCTGACCCGAATCTTCAAAGTGTCGGATCTCGACAATGATGGGATTCTTAATGATATTGAGCTCAACTTCTTCCAG CGGACATGTTTCAACACCCCACTCGAGCCTCAGGCGTTAGAGGATGTAAAAAATGTAGTGAGGAAGAATTTAAGCGATGGAGTTTGTGATAACGGACTCAGTCTGAAAG GCTTCCTGTTCCTGCACACCCTGTTCATTCAGCGAGGTCGTCATGAAACAACCTGGACGGTGCTGAGGAGGTTCGGATATGACGATGACCTGGAGTTAAATCAGGACTACCTCTTCCCACC GTTGAAAGTTCCTATAGACTGCACCACGGAGCTCAACCACAATGCCTACCTCTTCCTCCAGAGCGTCTTTGACAAACATGATAAG GACCGAGACTGTGCCTTGTCACCAGATGAGCTGAGGGACCTGTTTGAGGTTTTTCCCTACATGCCCTGGGGTGCTGATGTTAGCAACACAGTTTGCACTAATGACAACGGCTGGATCACCTACCAGGGATATCTCTCCCAGTGGAC GCTGACGACATATCTGGACGTCCAGCGATGCCTGGAGTATTTGGGTTATCTTGGTTACTCTATTGTTGCTGAGCAGGAGTCGCAGGCATCAGGGATTACAG TGACCAGAGATAAGAAGATTGACCTGCAGAAGAAGCAGACCCAGCGCGGCGTCTTCCGCTGTAACGTCTTCGGAGACATTGGCAGCGGCAAGAGCGGTTTCCTCCAGGCTTTCCTGGGTAGAAACCTCACg CGCCAAAAGACCATTCGAGAGGAACACAGATCCTACTACGCCATCAGCACAACATATGTTTACGGTCAGGAGAAATACCTTCTG CTTCATGAAGTGTTCCCTGACTTCGACTATTTGTCCGACGCTGATATGGCCTGTGACATAGTCTGCCTGGTGTATGATGTCAGTAACCCTTACTCCTTTGAATACTGCGCCAAAGTCTTCAAG caaTACTTCATGGACAGTAAGACTCCGTGTATGATGATCGCAACCAAGTCTGACCTGCCTGAGATCAAACAGATGTATGGCTGCACTCCCCTGGAGTTCTGCAGGAAGCACAAGATGCCGCCTCCCCAGTCTTTcacctgcagcacagcagcagcacccaaCAAAGACATCTACACCAAACTAACCACCATGGCCATGTACCC CCACGCCCGGCTGCGCTGCATGTGCACTTGTAACCGGTGCACCTTCTGCCTGTGTCACAACTTCCTCAACTCTGAGCTGCTCCAGACG ACATGTCACTCAAGCAGACCTGAAGAGCTCCACCTTCTGGCTCCGGGCGAGCGTCGGGGCCACGGTGTTTGCGTTGCTGGGCTTAACCATGTACAGAGTGCTGCTCAAATCACGATGATCCTCCAACACTCCAGCCATCTTTACCCATGA
- the rhot1b gene encoding mitochondrial Rho GTPase 1b isoform X3, whose translation MRKDVRILLVGESKVGKTSLIMSLVSEEFPHVVPYRAEEITIPADVTPERVPTHIVDYSEAEQTDEQLFQEISKANVICIVYSVNNKKSIEKVTSHWIPLILENTDKDSRVPLILVGNKSDLVEHSSMETILPIMNQYSEIETCVECSAKNLKNISELFYYAQKAVLHPTGPLYCPEKKDMKLLCVKALTRIFKVSDLDNDGILNDIELNFFQRTCFNTPLEPQALEDVKNVVRKNLSDGVCDNGLSLKGFLFLHTLFIQRGRHETTWTVLRRFGYDDDLELNQDYLFPPLKVPIDCTTELNHNAYLFLQSVFDKHDKDRDCALSPDELRDLFEVFPYMPWGADVSNTVCTNDNGWITYQGYLSQWTLTTYLDVQRCLEYLGYLGYSIVAEQESQASGITVTRDKKIDLQKKQTQRGVFRCNVFGDIGSGKSGFLQAFLGRNLTRQKTIREEHRSYYAISTTYVYGQEKYLLLHEVFPDFDYLSDADMACDIVCLVYDVSNPYSFEYCAKVFKQYFMDSKTPCMMIATKSDLPEIKQMYGCTPLEFCRKHKMPPPQSFTCSTAAAPNKDIYTKLTTMAMYPHVTQADLKSSTFWLRASVGATVFALLGLTMYRVLLKSR comes from the exons ATGCGCAAAGACGTGAGGATCTTATTGGTGGGAGAGT cCAAGGTGGGGAAGACGTCTCTCATCATGTCCCTGGTCAGCGAGGAGTTCCCACATGTG GTGCCCTACCGAGCTGAGGAAATCACCATACCTGCAGATGTCACACCAGAGAGAGTTCCCACGCACATCGTGGACTATTCAG AGGCAGAGCAGACAGACGAGCAGCTGTTTCAGGAGATCTCTAAG GCAAATGTCATTTGCATTGTCTACTCTGTCAACAACAAGAAGTCCATAGAAAAG GTGACCAGCCACTGGATCCCTCTCATTCTTGAGAACACGGACAAGGACAGCAG GGTTCCTCTGATCCTGGTGGGGAACAAGTCGGACCTGGTGGAACACAGCAGCATGGAGACCATACTGCCCATAATGAACCAGTACAGTGAGATAGAGACTTGTGTTGAG TGTTCCGCAAAAAACCTGAAGAACATCTCAGAGCTGTTCTACTACGCCCAAAAAGCCGTTCTGCATCCCACCGGCCCCCTCTACTGTCCGGAGAAGAAAGAC ATGAAGCTGCTTTGTGTGAAAGCTCTGACCCGAATCTTCAAAGTGTCGGATCTCGACAATGATGGGATTCTTAATGATATTGAGCTCAACTTCTTCCAG CGGACATGTTTCAACACCCCACTCGAGCCTCAGGCGTTAGAGGATGTAAAAAATGTAGTGAGGAAGAATTTAAGCGATGGAGTTTGTGATAACGGACTCAGTCTGAAAG GCTTCCTGTTCCTGCACACCCTGTTCATTCAGCGAGGTCGTCATGAAACAACCTGGACGGTGCTGAGGAGGTTCGGATATGACGATGACCTGGAGTTAAATCAGGACTACCTCTTCCCACC GTTGAAAGTTCCTATAGACTGCACCACGGAGCTCAACCACAATGCCTACCTCTTCCTCCAGAGCGTCTTTGACAAACATGATAAG GACCGAGACTGTGCCTTGTCACCAGATGAGCTGAGGGACCTGTTTGAGGTTTTTCCCTACATGCCCTGGGGTGCTGATGTTAGCAACACAGTTTGCACTAATGACAACGGCTGGATCACCTACCAGGGATATCTCTCCCAGTGGAC GCTGACGACATATCTGGACGTCCAGCGATGCCTGGAGTATTTGGGTTATCTTGGTTACTCTATTGTTGCTGAGCAGGAGTCGCAGGCATCAGGGATTACAG TGACCAGAGATAAGAAGATTGACCTGCAGAAGAAGCAGACCCAGCGCGGCGTCTTCCGCTGTAACGTCTTCGGAGACATTGGCAGCGGCAAGAGCGGTTTCCTCCAGGCTTTCCTGGGTAGAAACCTCACg CGCCAAAAGACCATTCGAGAGGAACACAGATCCTACTACGCCATCAGCACAACATATGTTTACGGTCAGGAGAAATACCTTCTG CTTCATGAAGTGTTCCCTGACTTCGACTATTTGTCCGACGCTGATATGGCCTGTGACATAGTCTGCCTGGTGTATGATGTCAGTAACCCTTACTCCTTTGAATACTGCGCCAAAGTCTTCAAG caaTACTTCATGGACAGTAAGACTCCGTGTATGATGATCGCAACCAAGTCTGACCTGCCTGAGATCAAACAGATGTATGGCTGCACTCCCCTGGAGTTCTGCAGGAAGCACAAGATGCCGCCTCCCCAGTCTTTcacctgcagcacagcagcagcacccaaCAAAGACATCTACACCAAACTAACCACCATGGCCATGTACCC ACATGTCACTCAAGCAGACCTGAAGAGCTCCACCTTCTGGCTCCGGGCGAGCGTCGGGGCCACGGTGTTTGCGTTGCTGGGCTTAACCATGTACAGAGTGCTGCTCAAATCACGATGA
- the rhot1b gene encoding mitochondrial Rho GTPase 1b isoform X1 translates to MRKDVRILLVGESKVGKTSLIMSLVSEEFPHVVPYRAEEITIPADVTPERVPTHIVDYSEAEQTDEQLFQEISKANVICIVYSVNNKKSIEKVTSHWIPLILENTDKDSRVPLILVGNKSDLVEHSSMETILPIMNQYSEIETCVECSAKNLKNISELFYYAQKAVLHPTGPLYCPEKKDMKLLCVKALTRIFKVSDLDNDGILNDIELNFFQRTCFNTPLEPQALEDVKNVVRKNLSDGVCDNGLSLKGFLFLHTLFIQRGRHETTWTVLRRFGYDDDLELNQDYLFPPLKVPIDCTTELNHNAYLFLQSVFDKHDKDRDCALSPDELRDLFEVFPYMPWGADVSNTVCTNDNGWITYQGYLSQWTLTTYLDVQRCLEYLGYLGYSIVAEQESQASGITVTRDKKIDLQKKQTQRGVFRCNVFGDIGSGKSGFLQAFLGRNLTRQKTIREEHRSYYAISTTYVYGQEKYLLLHEVFPDFDYLSDADMACDIVCLVYDVSNPYSFEYCAKVFKQYFMDSKTPCMMIATKSDLPEIKQMYGCTPLEFCRKHKMPPPQSFTCSTAAAPNKDIYTKLTTMAMYPHARLRCMCTCNRCTFCLCHNFLNSELLQTVRAKLYAVVLRRHVTQADLKSSTFWLRASVGATVFALLGLTMYRVLLKSR, encoded by the exons ATGCGCAAAGACGTGAGGATCTTATTGGTGGGAGAGT cCAAGGTGGGGAAGACGTCTCTCATCATGTCCCTGGTCAGCGAGGAGTTCCCACATGTG GTGCCCTACCGAGCTGAGGAAATCACCATACCTGCAGATGTCACACCAGAGAGAGTTCCCACGCACATCGTGGACTATTCAG AGGCAGAGCAGACAGACGAGCAGCTGTTTCAGGAGATCTCTAAG GCAAATGTCATTTGCATTGTCTACTCTGTCAACAACAAGAAGTCCATAGAAAAG GTGACCAGCCACTGGATCCCTCTCATTCTTGAGAACACGGACAAGGACAGCAG GGTTCCTCTGATCCTGGTGGGGAACAAGTCGGACCTGGTGGAACACAGCAGCATGGAGACCATACTGCCCATAATGAACCAGTACAGTGAGATAGAGACTTGTGTTGAG TGTTCCGCAAAAAACCTGAAGAACATCTCAGAGCTGTTCTACTACGCCCAAAAAGCCGTTCTGCATCCCACCGGCCCCCTCTACTGTCCGGAGAAGAAAGAC ATGAAGCTGCTTTGTGTGAAAGCTCTGACCCGAATCTTCAAAGTGTCGGATCTCGACAATGATGGGATTCTTAATGATATTGAGCTCAACTTCTTCCAG CGGACATGTTTCAACACCCCACTCGAGCCTCAGGCGTTAGAGGATGTAAAAAATGTAGTGAGGAAGAATTTAAGCGATGGAGTTTGTGATAACGGACTCAGTCTGAAAG GCTTCCTGTTCCTGCACACCCTGTTCATTCAGCGAGGTCGTCATGAAACAACCTGGACGGTGCTGAGGAGGTTCGGATATGACGATGACCTGGAGTTAAATCAGGACTACCTCTTCCCACC GTTGAAAGTTCCTATAGACTGCACCACGGAGCTCAACCACAATGCCTACCTCTTCCTCCAGAGCGTCTTTGACAAACATGATAAG GACCGAGACTGTGCCTTGTCACCAGATGAGCTGAGGGACCTGTTTGAGGTTTTTCCCTACATGCCCTGGGGTGCTGATGTTAGCAACACAGTTTGCACTAATGACAACGGCTGGATCACCTACCAGGGATATCTCTCCCAGTGGAC GCTGACGACATATCTGGACGTCCAGCGATGCCTGGAGTATTTGGGTTATCTTGGTTACTCTATTGTTGCTGAGCAGGAGTCGCAGGCATCAGGGATTACAG TGACCAGAGATAAGAAGATTGACCTGCAGAAGAAGCAGACCCAGCGCGGCGTCTTCCGCTGTAACGTCTTCGGAGACATTGGCAGCGGCAAGAGCGGTTTCCTCCAGGCTTTCCTGGGTAGAAACCTCACg CGCCAAAAGACCATTCGAGAGGAACACAGATCCTACTACGCCATCAGCACAACATATGTTTACGGTCAGGAGAAATACCTTCTG CTTCATGAAGTGTTCCCTGACTTCGACTATTTGTCCGACGCTGATATGGCCTGTGACATAGTCTGCCTGGTGTATGATGTCAGTAACCCTTACTCCTTTGAATACTGCGCCAAAGTCTTCAAG caaTACTTCATGGACAGTAAGACTCCGTGTATGATGATCGCAACCAAGTCTGACCTGCCTGAGATCAAACAGATGTATGGCTGCACTCCCCTGGAGTTCTGCAGGAAGCACAAGATGCCGCCTCCCCAGTCTTTcacctgcagcacagcagcagcacccaaCAAAGACATCTACACCAAACTAACCACCATGGCCATGTACCC CCACGCCCGGCTGCGCTGCATGTGCACTTGTAACCGGTGCACCTTCTGCCTGTGTCACAACTTCCTCAACTCTGAGCTGCTCCAGACGGTCAGGGCCAAGCTCTACGCTGTCGTACTTAGAAG ACATGTCACTCAAGCAGACCTGAAGAGCTCCACCTTCTGGCTCCGGGCGAGCGTCGGGGCCACGGTGTTTGCGTTGCTGGGCTTAACCATGTACAGAGTGCTGCTCAAATCACGATGA
- the LOC117768065 gene encoding arf-GAP with dual PH domain-containing protein 2-like, with the protein MASLERNNKILLELMRQPGNKVCADCGAPEPDWASYTLGIFVCLNCSGMHRNLPAVSRVKSVRLDLWEDSLVEFMREKGNSAAKATFEKCVPAFFYRPQQKDCIVLKDQWIRAKYERREFTGEKTYFQQGYCSDLFESTLMKKGKDNKQFLKRNFLLSQKDFTLRYFTKEDSKVPKAVISMKDLNAVFQQEKIGHAHGLQISYLQDERMRNLFVYHENGQVIVSLFNAIRATRLAYLQKKHPTLQDSDFIPQLTKHCLKEGYMEKTGPTQREPFKKRWFTLCSMNRKLLYFKTPLDATERGAVFIGTESHSYSVSESSGKTSRGGRWRCGITLQTPGRQFVFQCEQEQEQREWLEALRRVIAQPMTPEDYANEANLIRGK; encoded by the exons ATGGCATCTctggagagaaacaacaaaatcCTGCTGGAGTTGATGCGACAGCCGGGTAACAAGGTGTGTGCTGACTGCGGAGCTCCTG AGCCGGACTGGGCCTCGTACACTCTCGGTATCTTTGTGTGTCTGAACTGCTCGGGGATGCATCGTAATTTACCCGCCGTCAGCAGAGTCAAATCCGTACGTCTGGATCTCTGGGAAGATTCCCTAGTAGAG TTCATGCGGGAGAAGGGGAACTCTGCTGCCAAAGCCACTTTCGAGAAGTGTGTCCCAGCCTTTTTCTACCGCCCGCAGCAAAAAGACTGCAT AGTTCTCAAGGATCAATGGATCCGTGCAAAGTATGAAAGAAGAGAATTCACCGGAGAAAAGACCTACTTTCAACAAGGTTATTGTTCAG ATCTGTTTGAGTCAACACTAATGAAGAAAGGCAAAGACAACAAGCAGTTTCTCAAGAGGAACTTTCTTTTGTCCCAGAAAGACTTCACCCTCAGATACTTCACGAAAGAGGAC TCCAAGGTTCCCAAAGCGGTCATCAGCATGAAGGATCTGAACGCCGTTTTCCAGCAGGAGAAGATCGGCCATGCTCACGGCCTGCAGATATCCTACCTGCAGGACGAACGCATGAGGAATCTATTTGTCTACCATGAGAACGGGCAG GTCATTGTATCCTTATTCAATGCTATCCGGGCAACCCGCTTGGCTTACCTCCAGAAGAAACATCCCACCCTTCAAGACAGTGAC TTTATACCTCAGTTGACAAAACACTGCCTGAAGGAGGGATACATGGAGAAAACCGGCCCGACG caaCGAGAGCCGTTCAAGAAAAGGTGGTTCACGCTGTGCTCGATGAACAGAAAACTTCTGTATTTCAAAACTCCACTG GATGCTACAGAGCGCGGCGCCGTCTTCATTGGCACCGAGAGCCACAGCTACTCGGTCTCAGAGAGCAGTGGCAAGACCTCGAGGGGGGGCCGGTGGCGCTGTGGCATCACCCTGCAGACTCCAGGCAGGCAGTTTGTGTTCCAGTgtgagcaggagcaggagcagagggagtGGCTGGAGGCACTGAGACGGGTCATCGCTCAGCCCATGACCCCAGAGGACTATGCTA ATGAAGCCAACCTGATTAGGGGGAAATGA
- the tefm gene encoding transcription elongation factor, mitochondrial — translation MWVARRFLSSVAQRSRYTGQSGLFRRPKHGSLPELELRYLQCTCCWRSRVPVAGFETLNTIISAAAEPCKEDPGRPLDAFYTSEQRDAILQLLNNAPPAELASVKLLRGRKSLNIVEYRTKHGPFRTLESLVNVPLLKHKSAVIVFNSILHPVKKERKVRIQLAKFIRPEVDRSWLEDASSIVSIICGTNKIAWAHVDRGMIVQDWQQLECPNFLRGTYIASSYLNDVSTVVSLLPSADFYIIEKSSISVQNTALFPIMAHMRTVEAILFALLEPKHSEPETNIPPRVLNMMRTAVGRHFGLMVGESRTSGAQAVRQLMTESVTQKLPRINFPPELLVKYRNHFQIGSRRGGEELCDALLQAVAFFELLSESSS, via the exons ATGTGGGTCGCGAGACGGTTTTTGTCATCGGTCGCTCAGagaa GTCGGTACACGGGTCAGTCTGGTCTGTTCCGCCGCCCGAAGCACGGCTCCCTCCCCGAGCTGGAGCTGCGGTACCTGCAGTGCacatgctgctggaggagcCGGGTCCCCGTGGCCGGCTTCGAGACCCTGAACACCATCATCTCCGCCGCCGCCGAGCCCTGCAAGGAGGACCCCGGCAGGCCCCTGGACGCCTTCTACACCTCCGAGCAACGGGACGCCATCCTCCAGCTGCTCAACAACGCCCCCCCGGCGGAGCTGGCCAGCGTCAAGCTCCTCCGGGGCCGCAAGTCGCTCAACATCGTGGAGTACAGGACTAAACACGGACCCTTCCGAACCCTGGAGAGTTTGGTGAACGTGCCGCTGCTGAAGCACAAGAGCGCCGTCATCGTCTTCAACTCCATCCTCCACCCGGtcaagaaggagaggaaagtgaGGATCCAGCTGGCCAAGTTCATCCGGCCGGAGGTGGACAGGTCCTGGCTGGAG GATGCCAGCTCCATAGTGTCAATAATATGCGGGACTAATAAAATCGCCTGGGCACATGTGGACCGTGGGATGATCGTACAGGATTGGCAACAACTGGAGTGTCCCAATTTCTTGAGGGGAACCTACATAGCTTCTTCTTACTTGAATGAT GTTTCCACAGTTGTGTCGCTCCTCCCGTCTGCTGACTTCTACATTATAGAGAAATCCTCGATCTCAGTGCAGAATACTGCCCTGTTCCCCATCATGGCTCACATGAGGACAGTGGAGGCCATCCTGTTTGCTCTGCTGGAGCCTAAGCACTCGGAGCCAGAGACTAACATTCCTCCCAG AGTGTTAAACATGATGCGAACTGCTGTGGGACGCCACTTTGGACTCATGGTGGGCGAGTCTCGGACCAGCGGCGCGCAGGCAGTGCGACAGCTGATGACCGAGTCTGTGACGCAGAAGCTTCCCAGGATAAACTTTCCCCCGGAGCTGCTGGTCAAGTACAGGAACCACTTCCAGATtgggagcagaagaggaggagaggagctctgCGACGCTCTCCTTCAGGCTGTAGCGTTTTTCGAGCTGCTCAGTGAATCTTCCAGTTAG